A genomic window from Cupriavidus basilensis includes:
- a CDS encoding lytic transglycosylase domain-containing protein, producing MRLLDPLRLPGRLPGRSGVARVGAGLLLVLSAAAHAGAQKEEDLADSVRGALAAAIADSRPLRPAFATGGEQLAYLKWLEEMSHRLAGRIPEPQVRIELIETAYYEAKRAGLEPALVLGLVQVESNFRKYAISSAGARGLMQVMPFWVRSIGDSDSRKLFHLQSNLRYGCTILRYYLDREQGDLFLALGRYNGSRGRPDYPNAVLAAWKRWQYSEATVTVAGDPESGTGIRSRVVPPEAPARNPFSPQRLANPS from the coding sequence ATGCGCCTCCTGGACCCGCTGCGTCTGCCGGGCCGGCTCCCGGGCCGTTCGGGCGTGGCGCGGGTCGGCGCCGGCTTGTTGCTGGTGCTCAGCGCCGCCGCCCACGCCGGGGCCCAGAAGGAAGAAGACCTGGCCGACTCGGTGCGCGGCGCGCTGGCTGCGGCCATTGCCGACAGCCGCCCGCTGCGCCCGGCCTTTGCCACCGGCGGCGAGCAACTGGCGTATCTCAAGTGGCTGGAAGAAATGTCGCACCGGCTCGCGGGGCGCATCCCCGAGCCGCAGGTGCGCATCGAACTGATCGAGACCGCTTACTACGAGGCCAAGCGCGCGGGGCTGGAACCGGCGCTGGTGCTGGGGCTGGTGCAGGTCGAGAGTAATTTCCGCAAATACGCGATCAGCTCGGCCGGTGCTCGCGGGCTGATGCAGGTAATGCCCTTCTGGGTGCGCAGCATTGGCGACAGCGACAGCCGCAAGCTGTTTCACCTGCAGAGCAACCTGCGCTACGGCTGCACCATCCTGCGCTACTACCTGGACCGCGAGCAAGGCGACCTGTTCCTGGCGCTGGGCCGGTACAACGGCAGCCGTGGCCGCCCCGACTATCCCAATGCGGTGCTGGCAGCGTGGAAGCGCTGGCAGTACTCCGAAGCCACGGTCACCGTCGCCGGCGACCCCGAATCCGGCACGGGCATCCGCAGCCGTGTGGTGCCGCCCGAAGCGCCGGCGCGCAACCCGTTCTCGCCGCAGCGGCTGGCCAATCCCTCATGA
- a CDS encoding proline--tRNA ligase: MKASQFFISTQKEAPSDAEIVSHKLMMRAGMIKKLGAGIYNYMPVGLRVIRKVEAIVREEMNRAGAVELSMPVIQPAELWQETGRWDKMGPELLRLKDRHERDFAVQPTSEEVVTDIARSEIRSYKQLPINFYQIQTKFRDERRPRFGIMRGREFTMKDAYSFDRDAAGLKVSYDKMFDAYVRIFQRFGLEFRAVAADNGAIGGSGSHEFHVIAETGEDAIVYCPDSDYAANMEAAEALPLLAQRAAPAEAMVNTPTPGKAKCEQVAELLGIPLARTVKSIVLATEGEAGVQIWLLLLRGDHELNEIKASKVAGLAEFRFATESEIVETFGTPPGYLGPIGAKKPVNVVADRTVANMSDFVCGANERDYHLTGVNWGRDLPEPVVADLRNVVEGDVSPDGKGTLAICRGIEVGHVFMLGTRYSESMGATFLDENGKTQPMQMGCYGIGVTRILGAAIEQNFDERGIIWPASIAPFAVVVCPVGYDRSEAVKAEADRIHAELLAAGVDVILDNRGERPGAMFADWELIGVPHRVVVGDRGLKEGRVEYQGRRDAEATQLPVADVVAHVRGLLSA, encoded by the coding sequence ATGAAAGCCTCGCAATTCTTCATTTCCACCCAAAAGGAAGCCCCTTCCGACGCGGAAATCGTGTCGCACAAATTGATGATGCGAGCCGGCATGATCAAGAAGCTTGGCGCCGGCATCTATAACTACATGCCGGTCGGCCTGCGGGTGATTCGCAAGGTGGAAGCCATTGTGCGCGAGGAAATGAACCGCGCTGGCGCGGTCGAGCTGTCGATGCCGGTGATTCAGCCTGCCGAGCTGTGGCAGGAAACCGGCCGCTGGGACAAGATGGGCCCCGAGCTGCTGCGCCTGAAGGACCGCCACGAGCGCGACTTTGCGGTGCAGCCCACCTCCGAAGAGGTGGTGACGGACATCGCCCGCAGCGAAATCCGCAGCTACAAGCAACTGCCGATCAATTTCTACCAGATCCAGACCAAGTTCCGCGACGAGCGCCGGCCGCGTTTTGGCATCATGCGCGGGCGCGAGTTCACCATGAAGGACGCTTACTCCTTCGATCGTGACGCTGCTGGCCTGAAGGTGTCCTACGACAAGATGTTCGACGCCTACGTGCGCATCTTCCAGCGTTTCGGCCTGGAGTTCCGTGCCGTCGCGGCCGACAACGGCGCCATCGGCGGCTCCGGCTCGCACGAGTTCCACGTGATCGCCGAGACCGGCGAAGACGCTATCGTCTACTGCCCCGACTCGGACTACGCCGCCAACATGGAAGCGGCCGAGGCCCTGCCGCTGCTGGCCCAGCGTGCCGCGCCGGCCGAAGCCATGGTCAACACGCCCACCCCGGGCAAGGCCAAGTGCGAGCAAGTGGCCGAGCTGCTTGGCATCCCGCTTGCGCGCACGGTCAAGTCGATCGTGCTGGCCACCGAAGGCGAGGCCGGCGTGCAGATCTGGCTGCTGCTGCTGCGTGGCGACCATGAGCTCAACGAGATCAAGGCGTCCAAGGTGGCCGGCCTGGCCGAGTTCCGCTTCGCGACCGAGTCCGAGATCGTCGAGACGTTCGGCACGCCGCCCGGCTACCTGGGTCCCATCGGTGCCAAGAAGCCTGTCAACGTGGTGGCGGACCGCACGGTCGCCAACATGAGCGATTTCGTCTGCGGCGCCAACGAGCGCGACTACCACCTGACCGGCGTGAACTGGGGCCGCGACCTGCCCGAGCCCGTGGTGGCCGACCTGCGCAATGTGGTGGAGGGCGACGTTTCGCCGGATGGCAAGGGCACGCTCGCCATCTGCCGCGGCATCGAAGTTGGCCACGTGTTCATGCTCGGCACGCGGTATTCGGAATCGATGGGCGCTACCTTCCTGGACGAGAACGGCAAGACCCAGCCCATGCAGATGGGCTGCTACGGCATCGGCGTGACCCGCATCCTGGGGGCCGCCATCGAGCAGAACTTCGACGAGCGCGGCATCATCTGGCCCGCTTCGATCGCCCCGTTCGCGGTGGTGGTCTGCCCGGTTGGCTACGACCGATCCGAGGCCGTCAAGGCCGAGGCCGACCGTATCCATGCTGAGCTGCTGGCAGCCGGCGTCGATGTGATCCTGGACAACCGCGGCGAGCGCCCCGGCGCCATGTTTGCCGACTGGGAGCTGATTGGCGTGCCGCACCGCGTGGTGGTGGGCGACCGTGGCCTGAAGGAAGGCCGCGTGGAGTACCAGGGACGGCGCGACGCCGAAGCCACCCAGCTGCCGGTCGCGGACGTGGTCGCCCACGTGCGCGGGCTGTTGTCCGCCTGA
- a CDS encoding RNA pyrophosphohydrolase encodes MLDREGFRPNVGIILINARNEVFWGKRIGEHSWQFPQGGIKYGETPEQAMYRELHEEVGLLPEHVRIVGRTRDWLRYEVPDKFIRREIRGHYRGQKQIWFLLRMAGRDCDIRLRATDHPEFDAWRWSHYWVPLDAVIEFKRDVYQLALTELSRFLQRNTRAPLSPYGTHGRHGSVRAGYARAGLDEHPDSVPDLVHQDLAHDPGPISPAQPASTERSTDD; translated from the coding sequence ATGCTCGATCGTGAAGGCTTTCGCCCGAACGTCGGCATCATCCTCATCAACGCACGGAACGAGGTGTTCTGGGGCAAGCGCATCGGCGAACATTCGTGGCAGTTTCCTCAAGGCGGCATCAAATACGGCGAAACGCCGGAACAGGCGATGTACCGCGAGCTACATGAAGAAGTCGGTCTGCTGCCCGAGCATGTCAGGATTGTCGGTCGCACACGCGACTGGCTGCGTTATGAGGTGCCGGACAAGTTCATCCGCCGCGAAATCCGCGGCCATTACAGGGGACAGAAGCAGATTTGGTTCCTGTTGCGCATGGCGGGCCGCGATTGCGACATCCGCCTGCGCGCCACCGACCACCCGGAGTTCGATGCCTGGCGCTGGAGCCATTACTGGGTCCCGCTAGACGCTGTCATCGAGTTCAAGCGCGATGTCTACCAACTCGCGCTGACCGAGTTGTCCCGCTTCCTGCAGCGCAATACCCGCGCGCCGCTGAGCCCCTACGGCACCCACGGCCGGCACGGTTCGGTGCGCGCAGGTTATGCTCGCGCGGGGCTGGACGAGCATCCCGACAGCGTTCCGGACCTGGTGCATCAGGACCTGGCCCACGATCCGGGCCCAATATCGCCGGCCCAGCCGGCGTCCACAGAACGGAGTACCGATGATTGA
- a CDS encoding CNP1-like family protein, which translates to MIDFAGRGLRPSLPAACLLAVTLCLGLAGCGSASKPQHVPMPDESEDYTPKKEFSILDPFAAKEFREVETALPAPPRDADLIPFEVSPAGNFTFAVDGKSVAVGADGAVRYTVVITGASGMRNVSFEAVRCDTFERKMYATLPRGATEWVRNRTDDRDGWVQLAGIARNNYGAALAKDFLCEGRSAAGNAKDIVKDLRGEAPRKSAITR; encoded by the coding sequence ATGATTGATTTTGCCGGCCGCGGCTTGCGCCCGAGCCTGCCCGCCGCCTGCTTGCTGGCGGTAACCCTTTGCCTCGGCCTGGCCGGCTGCGGCAGCGCGTCCAAGCCGCAACACGTCCCCATGCCGGACGAGTCAGAGGATTACACGCCAAAGAAGGAGTTCAGCATCCTCGACCCGTTCGCCGCGAAGGAATTCAGGGAAGTGGAGACAGCGCTGCCTGCGCCGCCGCGGGATGCGGACCTGATCCCGTTCGAAGTCAGCCCCGCCGGCAACTTCACCTTCGCCGTCGACGGCAAGTCCGTTGCCGTGGGTGCGGACGGCGCGGTGCGTTATACGGTGGTCATCACCGGTGCCAGCGGCATGCGCAACGTGAGCTTCGAGGCCGTGCGCTGCGACACCTTCGAGCGCAAGATGTACGCTACCTTGCCCAGGGGCGCGACCGAGTGGGTCCGCAACCGCACCGACGACCGCGATGGCTGGGTCCAGCTGGCAGGCATCGCGCGCAACAACTATGGTGCGGCGCTGGCCAAAGATTTCCTGTGCGAGGGCCGCTCAGCGGCTGGCAATGCGAAGGACATCGTCAAGGACTTGCGTGGCGAAGCGCCGCGCAAGAGCGCGATCACGCGTTGA
- the proB gene encoding glutamate 5-kinase has translation MQSVIAQAKRIVVKVGSSLVTNDGKGLDHEAIARWAAQIAKLRMAGKEVVLVSSGAIAEGMQRLGWVRRPKEIHELQAAAAVGQMGLAQVYESQFGRYGIRTAQVLLTHADLADRERYLNARSTLLTLLSLGVVPIINENDTVVTDEIKFGDNDTLGALVTNLIEGDALVILTDQRGLYTADPRSNPQAEFVDEALAGAVELEAMAGGAGTSIGRGGMLTKILAAKRAAKSGAHTVIASGREANVLERLAGGEGIGTQLLAPTGRLTARKQWMADHLQLRGRVVIDAGAADKLTSGGKSLLPIGVVEVQGEFARGEVIACIDAAGHEVARGITNYASSEAKLIARKPSSEIERVLGHQNEHELIHRDNLVLV, from the coding sequence ATGCAATCGGTCATCGCCCAGGCAAAACGTATCGTCGTGAAGGTTGGGTCCAGCCTGGTGACCAACGACGGCAAGGGCCTCGATCACGAGGCCATCGCCCGTTGGGCGGCACAGATCGCCAAGCTGCGCATGGCCGGCAAGGAAGTCGTGCTGGTCAGCTCCGGCGCTATCGCCGAGGGCATGCAGCGCCTCGGCTGGGTGCGCCGCCCCAAGGAAATCCACGAACTGCAGGCCGCGGCGGCAGTGGGCCAGATGGGCCTGGCCCAGGTCTACGAAAGCCAGTTCGGCCGCTACGGCATCCGTACCGCCCAGGTGTTGCTGACCCACGCCGACCTGGCTGACCGCGAGCGCTACCTCAATGCGCGCTCGACCCTGCTGACCCTGCTGTCGCTGGGTGTCGTGCCCATCATCAACGAGAACGACACCGTGGTCACCGACGAAATCAAGTTTGGCGACAACGACACCCTGGGTGCGCTCGTCACCAACCTGATTGAAGGCGACGCGCTGGTGATCCTGACCGACCAGCGGGGCCTCTATACCGCCGATCCCCGCAGCAACCCGCAGGCCGAGTTCGTGGACGAGGCGCTGGCTGGCGCGGTAGAGCTCGAGGCCATGGCCGGCGGCGCCGGCACGTCGATCGGCCGCGGCGGCATGCTGACCAAGATTCTGGCAGCCAAGCGCGCCGCCAAGTCGGGCGCGCATACCGTGATCGCATCCGGGCGCGAAGCCAATGTGCTGGAGCGGCTGGCCGGGGGCGAAGGCATCGGCACGCAACTGCTGGCCCCCACCGGCCGCCTGACCGCGCGTAAGCAATGGATGGCCGACCACCTGCAGTTGCGCGGGCGGGTGGTGATCGATGCCGGCGCGGCGGACAAGCTCACCAGCGGCGGCAAGTCGCTGCTGCCGATCGGCGTGGTGGAAGTGCAGGGCGAGTTCGCGCGTGGCGAGGTCATTGCCTGCATCGACGCGGCGGGCCATGAGGTGGCGCGCGGCATCACCAACTACGCCAGCTCGGAAGCCAAGCTGATCGCGCGCAAGCCCTCGTCCGAGATCGAGCGGGTGCTTGGCCACCAGAACGAGCACGAGCTGATCCACCGGGACAACCTGGTACTGGTCTGA